The Streptomyces halobius genomic interval TCGCTGATCATGATGCGCGTGATGTCAACCGGGCATCGCATCGTGGTGGTCAGGGAGGGACCATGCGGATCGGTGAGCTGGCCGAGCGCACGGGTGCGAGTCGGCGGTCGATCCGTTACTACGAGCAGCAGGGACTGCTGGAGTCGGAACGCACGGGCAAAGGCCGGCGGGTGTACGGCGAGAACGCCGTCAACCGGTGCTGAGGTGCTCGGCGTCCGCTACGTACCGCCGGCCGCCGCCGCATTGATGCCGCTGTCTTCCTGCTGACGCTGCCGGGGCCACGGGACACCGCCCCCGGGACTCACCCCAGCCGGCCCGCCGCACTGCGACGGGCCGGGTGAGAGCCGCGTGGCCGGGAGGAGTTCGCCGCCGAACTCCTCCCAGCCGTATGTGGGTTACCACTGCCGCCGGGTCAGAAGATGAGCCAGCTCAGCAGGCCGGGGCCGCCGTAGCCGCCGTAGCCCACGTGGCCATAGCCTCCCTTGCCGTAGCCCACGTGGCCGTAGCCTCCCTTACCATCGCTGTAGCTGTACCCGCCACTGCCATGACCGCAGCCGCACTTGTCGTCGGTGCCTCCCCCTCTGTGGGAGCTGGTGGACTTCGCCGGCTTGTCACTGGTGGCGGCCGACGCGGCGCCGGAGCCGGCGACGACGGCGCCGGCAGCCAGGAACGTGGCCGCGGTGCCGAGAGCAACGCGGCGCAGCAGGTGGTTTCGCATGAGGAGCTTCTCCTTCGCACAGGGACGGCGGTCGCCGCCCTCCATGGCCACTGGTATGTTTCGCGCCCTCTGTCCAAACCTCTCGGTGGTCCGGACGAGCGAGGGCACGGCCAGAACAGTGACATACGTCCGATTAATGCCAAGGAGAACGGGGTTGCG includes:
- a CDS encoding MerR family transcriptional regulator — protein: MRIGELAERTGASRRSIRYYEQQGLLESERTGKGRRVYGENAVNRC